In Vigna angularis cultivar LongXiaoDou No.4 chromosome 8, ASM1680809v1, whole genome shotgun sequence, the DNA window AAGCACTGACGAGGGCGATAAAgtgtttatctataaattgacgcgaaacTTGATTTCTATAAGAACTTTTgtattatagtgcattggcttcctgtggttggaaggacactggatgtaggcttgcccgaaccagtataaaaactctgtgtttgatctttctatccatgcactcttttattcattcAACTTCTTAATGTACTTAATCCATTATATTTCCGctgcataaacaaatctttttcattgcgtttcaagaaagcttttaaaggcatccactttgcgaaaaagatttaaagaaaacattatttttacatttcaccaattcacccccctcttggtgtgagaaattaagtcattctattttcaacagaAACAGTTCAGgctttaaatgaaattgattttgacaAGAGAAACATATTTATCCAATTatgaaacttatgtaatcggttatgttcaacacttaagcaaattttcaaatcaatttctATTCCAAATAGATCAATgcataattaaaatacaaaatggCATAGCAAagtgttttaatcaattatacaacttatgtaatcgattactacacAATTGTTTGCCCCTGTTAAGCATATAGTGATATCTAGAGAAATCTAACAAATTATACACATTACATAACCGATTATTTCTACCAGAAATGAAATGTTCAATCTGTTTAACTCATGATTCATTTACAAATTATGATTTCATATATCAAGCACAAACACAATAGAGATAAAGAAATTGTTATGCTATTTGTTGTGTAAGACAACCATAAAACCATTATTAATAATCttccccttttttgatgatgcacaacaaGAACCAATGTTTTCTAGTTagtctccccctttgggcattaacaaaaaatggaaaaacaagTAACATGGAAGTAGTATATGCTgaagaacataaaaaaaaaacttataaaccATGTAAAATATGATGCTCCCCTTATAATAGAGAGATGTAGCACTATATCAGAATGTAAGCAGTATATGATTGATCATCATAGTGTATATCATAGCTTAATTCATCAATTTGGAGCAATATACCATATGTATATGACATATACATATCAAAACATTTATACTGAATTCAAATGAATAAAGCATGTGATATCATGTGCATTTCCTAATACTCAAGATAATGTATGCAAtgatgataaaagataaagtaTTATTggagtttaaatatattatatcagCTATGATGCAACATAGTATATGATAAATATGTTAGCACATCTGTAACAGAGTTACCATTTCATAATGATGTATATATGATGGATTTCAAAACGAATTTGATCAATATGTAATATATGTTATGTATGACATGAAAAACATGTATATAAGACCACTAAAAGCTTGTTTAGCAACTCAAAACAACAATTATAAGCATGTAAAACCAGTTTTATAGcctaatcgattacattaataatgTAACATATTAAGAAAACTAtagttcaaattatttaatagattatgaaattgtttaatctgttaaatttctCAAATATGAACAAATTCATAATGTTGATCATTCAACCTGTTATGATCAGATCTAACCTGTAAGCACAACTTTCTCAACATTGTAACATGTTAGTATCATCATAAAGATGATATTTGTAGCAATTGCGTATCAATGCATGATCCATGAATGAAAATGAACAATTTATCAAATGATAGAGTGATTTTCCAATTgttaaaaaagtgatttttcaaatttcattcaTTTAGAACAGATTCATTCAATCACAATTGTAGTTCAATCATTCACCCAATATGTTCAATCAATCCAATCAAATATTACAGATATAGATTTCAACTCAATCATTCAGATTgcattcaaaatattaaacattGGATATAGTTctcaaaatgaatattataattGATCAATATGTAATATAATTGTTCCCAATAAGCACCCAAACAGAAAAATAAGCACctaaacagaaaaataattgtTCAAGAGACAAAGACTTATGgcttaattacaaaatatttaaatcaaaacaaatttaaatataatcataTCTCTATTCTAATAAGAGATATCAATGAATTCTTCCTCTGCATGGTCATCCTCATCCAAATCTTCATCTTCAAAGGCACTTCCAAAGTCGAGGCATGAGATCTGCATGCAGGTCTCTTTATACGTTTCGGTTGTGATGATGAAGCCATGTAAGTAGATTGACCAAAAGCTTGATAGAGATATTTGGAAGGAGGTGAAGATTATAAAACGATTTCAGAAGAGAGTGGATAAACAATTTAACAGATTAAGGTTCCACCTTAATATATTAAGTCTAGAGGAACGCCTatttgaaaacttaaaaagcTTTATTATAATCAGACATAATCGATTAACCCTTTTTCTTTAACAGATTAAGTCATTTCATTTCACAGATTCAGCAAgtagagaaaaacaataaaataatctaattgATTAGATTATTTTCCTAACAGATTAATCATGACAGAACCTAGAttcatgaaaaaacaaaaagcatTGAGAAAAGTctaatcgattatgttatttatataatcCATTAAAATGCGTAAGCAATGATTTCCACAAAATTCTTTCATTCCAATCAATCAATGTTCATCACACACATCCACATGAATGTACAGAATAtgaattatgcatgttttgCCAAAATTAAGGCTTGTTACCACACTTCATGATCTCAAGGAGTATATGATTCACTTTTGATTATTCCTTGAGCCACTGTGCTTTCAATCCATTTCAGTTTCCTACAAAATAGTTGAAAAGTTTTGTTGTAGGTACCCAAATGAATTTGGAGGCTTGTTACCACACTTTATGATCTCAAGTATGATTCACTTTTGATTATTCCTTGAGCCACTATACTTCCAATCCATTTCAGTTTCCTACAAAACAGTTGAAAGGTTTTGTTGTAGGTACCCAAATAAATTTGGGGCCTTTACTATTAGTAGCTTGTTGTGGTTCCTTTGGGATCCATTTGAATTTCCCTTTTGGAACACCAACTTTTCTATAATAACATGCTTTGGATAAATGACCAATATTGCTGCAAAAGAAGTAGGATATAGAAGGAAGTTTGCTAAGATCAGAAAACTTCCTAGCAttgattttattacttttaccaATGTATCCAATTCCTTGCTTATTGATCACTCTTCTTTGTGAACTTAGCATGACTTCAAGGTTTGATCTACCTAGGGTGAATTTTGATAGAGTATTCATCAAGTAATCAATTCTCTCTAGATGATCAGAACAATTTGAGCATTCTTgaacctttattttattcttagttTCAGCCTTCTTAGATGATTGTATAACAGTttctaattatgtttttaaggCATTCATTATCATTAGCAAGATTTTCAATTCTCTTCTCTACATCTCTCTTTTCACTTTTCAATATATTAACTTGATACTGCACTTTTATAGCCTTGCCATATAGCTCTTGAAAAGCATCAAGCAATTGATAATACATGTCCTCAATAGGCTCATCATCAAGACTATTGCACTGTTATCTAAACACACTAAACCAGACATCAAGCACAAATTAGTATCCTCTTCCAAGCTTCCACCAGAGTCACCTGAAGAGCAGTTTGAATCACTATCCTCCCAGGTTATATAGGCCTTCTTCTGCCTGTTCTTTATGTTGTCTTAACGGTCTTGTCATCTAGCTTTTGCTTCATTTTCAGGACAAGGCATTCAGGTTTGATATAGCCTACTTTGCCATATTCATAGCATGTTGGTGGTGCAGCAACTTTGCTTTTGTTCCTAATTCCTTTAgagtttcctacaaaatcagaactagatttgtttttacatttcataAAGCTTGAGATTCTTTTTATCATTAAGTTCATTGCATCCAATTATGGATTTTCTGATTCTAAATCAGCTTCCTCAATGTGCCTTTTTAAAGCTGTTTTACTTGCTTTTTATAGGGCTATGTTGTGcttctttttactttcttcCTCCTCTCTCAATCTACGAAGCTCAAGCTCATGTTCCCTCAATTTACCAAATAATGTGGCAATTTTCATAGATGTCTTGATTTTGAAATGGTAGTGACCTTTGGCTTCTAGGTTCTGTTTAGATTCTTCAAGATCTTGATATTGATTTCTTCCTTGTCAAAAGTCTTTCCCAAGGAAAGAAGGTGGTTAACCATGTGAGTGACTCTCTTTTGCAGATCAATGATAGTTTTACCAGCCTTCATTCTAAACATCTCGTACTCTTGGATGAGAGAGTTCTTCCTTGCTCTCTTAAcctcatttgttccttcatgAGTGACCTCTAAAACATCCcacatttcttttgttgttgtaCACATGGAGATTTTGTAGAATTTGTCAATAGTGAGTGTTGAGGAGATGATGTTCTTAGCCCTTACATCATAGTGTGCTCTCTTGTTCTCATCTGCAATCCACTCAAAAAAGTCCTTGACTTTTTTCTTACTATTCTCTCTTTTTGTTGCTTCAAAGGGAGCATTTACAATAGAATCCCATACACCCTTGCCCACTAATTCcaagaaaattttcatcttGATTTTGCAAAAAGGGTAATTCTCACCCGTAAATAGTGGTGGTTTGTTTGTGGATACCCCTTCTCCAAATGTCTGAGATATGTTGGGCATCATGAactttttaatcgattacatagaAAACTTAgttgattaaaatttgaataattctCGAATTCCTAGCtttggtgccaattgttaaaaaagtGATATCTTGTATCTCAACCCAAGAGGGGAGGGTGAATTGGATTTTGCcttaaaaattgttattttcaaaagttgtgcaaaatctttggttttcttgaaatcaataaaacaagtatgatgaatcaacaataaaatagaaaggATAGAGAAAGATTAACTCAAAAaatttatactggttcagccAAGCTTACATTCAatcttccttcaacaacctaAGTTGAAGGCATTCCACTACAATGATAGAGTTACAAGAATATAGAGATATCCCCTCACAATGTACTTCTTATCCCACTGAAAATCACTATAGTAACAAGATGTGAATACCCTCACTATCTTACAAAAACAGAGAACACTCACATTTACACCTTGAGAACAATCCTAGCTCTCAATGAGAACACCAAGGCTCTCTCCTCCTGGCATACCTACACTGGAACACAATCCAAAAAATTGGAAATGATGAAACTGATCTTCACAACAACACTCCAGTAGGGCAGATATATGATCAGAACACTTCATCCCAGTTTTCTTAATATAATCTTGATGTGTAAACCCAAATTTGATCTATGATTCTTCAAGATAGTTCTTGGATGCTCTTGTAATCAAAACTCAATCACaatattagttataaaattGATTGCACAAAATTTTAGTCTGAAACAGCATGCAAGACAGTCATTTATAAGATTTTTGAATCCTGacgcaatttaatcgattacgaaattaatgtaatctcttaagcttttccttttattttaacatattttcttaTGGTTAAATTTAACCGATTATACaacgcatgcaatcgattaaacaATTCATACAAGccaacaataaatttatatgacCGTTAGAAACAGTTCAGgctttaaatgaaattgattttgacaagagaaacatatttaaccaatTATGAAACTTATGTAATCAGTTATGttcaaaaattaaacattttcaaaccaatttCCATTCCAAATAGATCAAtgcataaataaaatacatattggCATAACAAATTATATACATTGCTTAAGCTATTATTTCTACCAGAAAGGAAATGTTCAATATGTTTAACTCGTGATTCATTTACAAATTATGATTTCATATATCAAGCACAAACACAATAGAGATAAAAcaattgttatgtcatttgttgtgcaagacAACCATAAAACAattcttttgttcatcataaaaaacatagaTATATAGGATAGGTATAGCTCCCCTTATTAACACTTTTGATTGAGCAAAGGTCTCAAGGTACATTCACAACTCATGGTTCCGAGGACATACTTGTTATTGTAATTCGATGACTTGAGCACCCTAGACGTGTGCATGTTGCTAGATCAAAAGTAGGCTTTCACCAGTATTTTGGAGTCTCTCTTGTCATTTCTCTATCACGCCTAGTGTCGAGAGtctagaaagaaagaagcaaatTCATTGCAACAATCCTAAACCAAAAAAGAAGCTATGTGTATCTACAAATTATCCTTTGGATGCATTAATAGAAATTGTTAACACCATACATGAACACCCGATGATTATGATGTATGATTGGTAAGATTTTAAGAAATGGCACAAAGGGAAAGAGGAtacatttcttttgtttgtgaAAGGAAACGCCTGTAGGACTACAACGATAAACATATATGTTTTCTATTATATGTTTTGGAATATATTAAATGATCtatgtttgtaatttcattgttttttatttataaaagtgtTAGATTACTTAATATCTTCTTATAttcaatcaattatttttttcgtaataaaaaaaacaagaaagactaaatgtatataaaagacatttttttatataaacactTATGAAATTGGTAAACATTCTtcttttgataaatttgattatcGTATTACTCAATTCTTACAATCTGGaaacaatgttttatttatttaggcACCACACAAAGATAGTAATGTTTACAATATTTGGGATACTATTGTTTAGCAACAAGGGTATTGAGCTTGTTTATGAGTATATCAAAGTCATCTTTGCTTCTGATGAGACTGAGACGCACGTAATGATTATCAGCACTATATAGGCTTCCTTCACGACCACTGATGCCAGCTGCTTCAAGGATTTCATAGCAGTTTTTGTCTTCTTCTCTCTCACACTTCAACCAAGCATAAGCTGACAAATTCAACCCAAATTGTTAGCTAAAACAAACGAAAACTTTCACTTCATGTCATTATAATAATTGACGTTTACCTGGTGAGAGGTCTCTTTCCCTTTTGAAGAAGGTGCAGTATTGGGAAGACAGTTTCTGCAGAGAAAAGCGTTTTGATTTAGATATGGTTTCTTTCAACTTTGTCCAACGATGTCTCATGGTTGAATAAGCAAATTTGAATATCTCTTTTCCATCATCTCCTTCAAGAACAACATCGAAAAGCTTTAAAGCTCTCAGCTGAGCCTCACGGGAAACTCCCATGGTGTTCATATCCAAATACGTCAACATCTTTTCATACACTGCTTCATCTTTTATTATTGCCCATCTGTTAAAACATCACAGTGATTAACCATTAGCAAAAAGTTTAACATTTTCATTGGATTAATTTATATAACTGTTGATGAATGTTTTATAGAATAAATATCTCACCCGAATCTGCTCCCAGCATGACCTGTGAGCTTGGAAATGGTGAAGATCATAAGATCATCATCAGCTGGTGAAGGAATGGCAGTGTAATGTGGCCAGTAATAGGCACGATCATTGATTTGTTTTACATTATCTCCTTCAAGAACTCCCTTAGTCAGCTTTCCATCAGGATTGTTTGGTGAAGTAACAAACTCAATGAATGTAGAGCTGCTATCTGTCTTGTTTATCCACGAGGATGTGCTTCCTTCATAACTAAAATTCCTAGCATTGAAATATTCTGTCTGTGTTCTATACACCTGCAAAATGTTTGTTGAAATGTGAGGACAAAGCTCCAATTTTAATACGTAGAAATTTTGTTGAAATAAGTGTTGAATGGAACTACTTACAGGGTAATACGGTGGGGTGGCTACCACTTTTGCTGGAGAATGTGAAGAGGTATCGGGAGAAAAGGCATAAACAGCAGCATTTAGGAGTTGAGTTGAGCCACTTCCAAATACAATGTATTTTCCTTCAGTGATTGCGTTTCCAACTATGGCATGAACCTTTTTGATATGTTCCACCAATAGTTGTGAGATGTATGATCCATCACTGTAAAAATAACCCATTCTGTGCCACCCTGATACTAATATCGCACTGCTTGCAGCATGTCTCATCCAAAATGGCTCCAAAAAGTATGGATCTCCACTGCAGTtaacattcaatcaattttGACCTCTCACCTTGTGTAGGAATTTAGTGGATATTTtctatgtaaattttttttattagtcaagttttaaatgtttataaaataaattaagttttgaGTACCTTATAAACGtagatgtttttattaaatctctattaaaaaatttgtattctaATGAGGGtttgaaatatttcattttgcTTAAGTATCTTATCGTTTGATTTTACATCAACGAGATAACATAgttattttttccattttcttattTCTAAGATGTCAATCAACTTGCATCTCCTTCTTCAATATTTTTCAACCCATCAAAAAGTTGACCAATAAACTAGAGAAGATTAGTGAGGACAAAAAAACGAATTAATCAATGAGTTGAAAACGAGAGCACTCAActtaatgacttttttttattgaaaactcaattaaaaatatttaaatttattatatatttaagatttaattaagtttccttttataatttatcatttatctgttatgatgcaATCAGCTTGTATcaccaaataaataatttattaaaaaatttagagttGGCAAAACGGGTCATCCGATCCGACCCGACCCTTCCcagctcaccacgggttggttACTTAGTAAGTCAACCCAACCTGGTACATTTATTTACGAGCCGGAAAAATTCGAACtcggcccgacccaccacgggttggtagGTAAACAGGTtggctcactagctcacttaattacaattttttttgaaataaaaaaattacaaactttctataatttaaatctaaacaaattttacttccaaatttcactcccagtgtttaattaattttgaaaataaggaactaaaataattatttcaagcaaaaacaaaataataaatattttttataaaattaaaattaaattttaataaaataaaataaggtaGGTAGGTTGGTGGGCCAATCccgcccaccacgggttcaacccgcatgaaccaggtttaaatgagccgggttgaaatctaACTCGCATaaaaaagtacaattttttcaaattcaacccggctcaaacctgTGGTGGACTAGGTTGACCTGCacgttgtgacccattttgacagctctaaaaAAATGGTTAGTGATAAATATGACTAGTTctcaattattttgtaaattaaaatattttattaaaggaATATAATCCTTGGCATatgttcattaaaaaaatgaataaactacccaattagtattttattatatctttttcttactaaaatttttcagattcttattttaagtttttaatccaAATTTTGGAAGATCTTGGTTTtggaatattttattgtttaacaATTTTCGGAGTTTGCTGTGAAGGAATATATTAACTGaggaaataaaaatgattaactCAAGGACTTCTCGTGTCATGACAGGAACATTGTAATTTCTTAGTAATATACGTTTTAATATCTTAATTACTTATCACAATCAACTTATTTGAATATATGAcagtttattgaaaaatatcCACGAAGCTACCTTCTTAGACATTTAAATAACGTGACAAACAAGACTTCCAACATATAGTTACCATCAGTGTTGTCACACTTGacaacaaagacaaaaatataaacatggATACAATAAAAAGCTATGAACAGTCAACATTAGGGTtaagactaaaaacaaaattctcaaaagagtttcaaaaccaaaaatattgaatatttcggATTGGTTTGATGTAGAATTATAAACTTCAGagaagtaatattttattaacaaaatactGCCTTGGCACAACTTCCTACATATATAGATAGGTAAAAATATCAATTGTGCAACACAACTATCAATTGctcaactttatatatatatatatatatatatatatatatatatataaatataaatagaagatagataaaaatatcaattgtGTAGACTACTATTACAAAACTGAGACCATAAGTTGAAGTAATAGCATTGAATTTTATAAGAAGGATTTACCTTCCAGCATTGGCAGAGCAATTAGACAAAAGCTTGGAGCAATCAGATCCAGTGTAGCATGGATTGCACTCACAAACTGGTTGATGGCCTTTAAGAACAAGACCATCTAGGTATGCTCTTCCATGTCCTGAACATTCTATGGCTGCCACAGCCTCAGCTTCTTCTGCAGCTTCTTTGCTCCACTTGTATTCCCATTCTCCTCTGCAAACATTCATGTTTGAGCCACACAGCACAAACATCAATGTCACAATGAATGATAAATTCATTGGACATGTTTTTCTGGCCATTCTCTGTACGTAGTTTTTTCTTATGAAATGATTATATTCATGCAGTTTCTGAGTTCAACTTTGAGGTTTCTGAAACAAAGTGGCTTATGCCATGCATTTATATAGCTAGAGATAAAGCCTACATCTTTGAACATTGGCTTTTCAAAGTGAAGGATAAATAAAGACTCAGTAAGAAGAGAGAGTTTATTATGTGTACGCATCTTTGAACAGAAAATTAAGACAGCTGATTTAAGAAAAGAgaacatatatatttaatatataccACTGAAAACTACTGTACATATTcactattattttattgtagtaatttaaaattataaaaattattctttttatatttttattataggtaatttttttattgtataatactttatttattatgagtaattatttgaatttttaaaatatattaaaattcaaattgaaaaataatatttttattataagtaagtatttagatttaaaaaggtaattgttaaaaaaattaaaaaaaatatacgaACACAAAAAAGTGAAtctcaataatatatatataatacaaaaattctttcaccatcaaattacaaatataacaccaatatattatttagtatgGACGTAGACAGTGTAACATTaaaaaaggtagaaaataaacaaattcataagattatactatatatattttgatttccGTGTGTGATCTCTGATTGAATTATTGACTTTCCGTCAttatatttagtattttaatttagatatgtaaagtgattaatttgaaaatgcttttaacatattaaataaatatatgtattattacTCAAATTTGAGTATTCACTTTTATGGTTGGGATATTAAAATTAGTAACTGTTaggtataattaattattgtagaAAAGAACTATATTTAATGcattaatgaaaatttttaatatgattaattGAGTTCTTAATTAACTgaatttaagttaattaaattttgttacacgatataaaattgaaattcaaacCAACAAAATTGGGACCACTATTGACCCTTCCACAACAAGTGGAACTTCTATGAGTGACAAGAAGTTGAGGTTTGATAGATTCATCCCTCAAGATGTAATTGAATTGCAAacgatattatattttaattcggAGAATATCATAGATCACAGTCGACAATGGATTCGGGTAATTGGACACATCtgtctatttattttttgaaattatttatcatgTCTAACGAGTAAAATAATGAAGTGAAAATAAATATCATGTAAAAATTTATCATATCAAAAAGTAACACGCAGATGCTCTCTTAAAtcaatatatttctattttattttaaattaaaaaaatttgaattgaatttgcAATTAATAATcaagataaatatattgattttaacatcatcaataaaataatacaaaaatattttatcttaaataatatttactcagataaatttttaaaaattatatttccgATTACAATGTCTTCAAATCTTTActtattatacatattttattattcctCAATAATAACTTAGGTTATGCTTTTATGTTTATTCATCATAacgaaaataatataaatattgaaaattagaaatataaataaataaataaattagtacATAACTAATTGTAAAATCCCagatgatattttaaaaatggtgGTAGTCTAAAAATGGTGGTAGTCTAAAAACAGTGAGACTCgggttattttaatattacagagttttattattataaataattttgttataaatgagtttcattacTTTAAAACTCTTCTTTCTAATAGTTCTAACTCTTAAGTCATctctttgacgatcaggaggtgcctaaTCGATCGCAGCGACGAGGTCTACATTCCTATCCAATCAGTTTCTACAATAGAACAAGTAAGTTTCAGCTCATTTTTTCTCTTCGATCTTTAATCAAGTCAATGCATACAAGTTTCCATTACATGTGTATCTTTGAGCTTTTCTTTGATATTCTTGGTAAATCTAAAGTCCTAAGGactctttcctttttcaatttgatgtttCATAGGTGTTTCTAGACTTTCCTTGCATTTCAAGCAATCGATGAGACATTCTTAGAGTTTGGTAGTTTCTTAtgaggtaagagaagctagaATTCTTGCTTTAAGTTTGTGTTGTATGATaaatttggtatttttatgaattatgaatgattttgaaaaaattggTATGATTGGGTGTATACTATGtatgtttaattgattattttgataGTATGATATGAAGTATAATTGGAATGGTGTGATTGTGATGTTTCCACTTTtatgaatatgattttaaagCATTTGGAGTAAGTAAGAGTCAATTTACTTGGGTTTTAAGCTTAAAAAGTGAGGTTTGATGACTGAGTTTGAGAAATAGGTATTGGAGTGAGAAGGAAACTATAGTTTAGCATTGCTATGAGCTTATTTAAGACTCGTGACAGGTGTGTTTTGATTAAGAACTGATTTGGAttgtatatatacttttatctacaattaatgttttaaatattggacaatttaatgtatgaaatgattttcatatattatttgttttattattgttgattTCCAAGTCAATTGAATGGATAGGAtgctaaaaaaaagaaaatcattttttaaaaaataagtttgtaTGACTAAATAACATATACTATCAT includes these proteins:
- the LOC108345082 gene encoding tryptophan aminotransferase-related protein 4 produces the protein MARKTCPMNLSFIVTLMFVLCGSNMNVCRGEWEYKWSKEAAEEAEAVAAIECSGHGRAYLDGLVLKGHQPVCECNPCYTGSDCSKLLSNCSANAGSGDPYFLEPFWMRHAASSAILVSGWHRMGYFYSDGSYISQLLVEHIKKVHAIVGNAITEGKYIVFGSGSTQLLNAAVYAFSPDTSSHSPAKVVATPPYYPVYRTQTEYFNARNFSYEGSTSSWINKTDSSSTFIEFVTSPNNPDGKLTKGVLEGDNVKQINDRAYYWPHYTAIPSPADDDLMIFTISKLTGHAGSRFGWAIIKDEAVYEKMLTYLDMNTMGVSREAQLRALKLFDVVLEGDDGKEIFKFAYSTMRHRWTKLKETISKSKRFSLQKLSSQYCTFFKRERDLSPAYAWLKCEREEDKNCYEILEAAGISGREGSLYSADNHYVRLSLIRSKDDFDILINKLNTLVAKQ